The genomic DNA gaaaacatgtatttaatcaatttcagaatatggctgtaatgtaacaaaatgggggaaaagtcaaggggtctgaatactttccaaatgcgctgtgtgtgtgagaaacagtACCAGCATTcaagttgtttatttttttaaactattttctacatagtagaatagggaagacatcaaaactatgaaataacacattgaatcatgtagtaaccaaaaaaaagtgttaaacaaatcaaaatagattttatatttgaaattcttcaaatcaccaccctttgccttgataacagcttttcacactcttggcattctctcaaccagcttcgtgaggtagtcacctagaatacatttcaattaacacatgtgccttgttaaaagttaatttgtggaattcctttccttcttaatacatttgagccaatcatttgtgttgtgacatggtaggggtggtatacagaagatagccctatttggtaaaataccaagttcatattatggcaagaacagctcaaatatgcaaagagaaacgacagtccatcattactttaagacacgaagatcagtcaatccggaaaatttcaagaactttgaaagcttcctcaagcgcagtcgcaaaaaccatgaagcgctatgatgaaactggctctcatgaggaccgccacaggaaaggaagacccagagttactcctgctgcagaggataagttcattagagttaccagcctcagaaattgcagccaaaataaatgcttcacggagttcaagtaacagacatctcgacatcaactgttcagaggagactgcgtgaatcaggccttcatgtccgaactgctgcaaagaaaccacgactaaaggacaccaataataagaagagacttgagaAGAAACAagagcagtggacattagaccggtggaaacctgtcctttggtccgatgagtccaaatttgagatttttggttccaactgctgcgtcttagtgagacgcagagtaggtgaatggatgatctctgcatgtgtggttcccaccgtgaagcacggaggaagaggtgtgatgctgtgggggtgctttattttgaattcaaggcacacttaaccagcatggctaccacagcattctgcagcgatacgccatcccatctggtttgcgcttagtgggactctcatttgtttttcaacaggacaatgacccaaaacacacctccaagctgtgttcgaccaaggagagtgatggagtgctgttcagatgacctggcctccacaatcacccgacctcaaaccatttgagatggtttgggatgagttggaccgcggagtgaaagaaaagcagccaacaagtgctcagtatgtgggaactccttcaagaatgttggaaaagcattcctcatgaagctggttgagagaatgccaagaatgtgcaaagctatcatcaaggcaaagggtggctactttgaataatctaaaatatatttggatttgtttaacactttttttggttactacattattccatgtcttatgtcatagttttgaggtcttcactattattctacaatgtaaaaaataaataaagcaaaacccttgaatgggtaggtgtgtccaaatttttgactggtactgtatgtatacacacacacttaatttttttatatatatatatatatatatatcactcacAGATGAGCCTGTCATAGCCAGAGGAGGCCAAGGTGGCTCCATTGGGATGGAACTTGCAGCAGTAGACCTCTCCCTCATGGCCACACATTAGCATGATGGGAGCCTGCAGGCTGGAGCTGCGGGGAGGGCCCTGGAGAGGGGACATGTTAGATCATCATATCACACgtcacagacaggcaggtagaggCACACAATATTCTCAGAGCGTTACTGTCTAGTTTAATCAATACCACTAACAATCCTGGTATTGATTAAACTCGCTGATAAAGTAAAACAATTCTACTTGCTATCTAGCTATCAAAATAAGTTTTCTGCTAGCAGTATATGCATTGGTTAGCCTTTACTAGTAAACAAGTGCATATCTTTAGGTGATTTTCCTGTTACTAGTTGAAAGACTGAATACATTGGTAGTTAACAACTCTCTGAAGCTAACTAGTGAAATTGAACTTCCCCCTTGTTGTATTTTGATATCCCCCTCATTTCTTACCATGGCCACGAGCTGTTGCGACTGTACCGCGGCGATCAGCTCCGTCCTGGGCCTCTTGACTCCACCGGCAGGAACCAAAGCCATGTCCCCCGGTCTCTTCTTTGGCTCAATCATGGTTTAACAACTCAATAAACACGATGGTGTATAACAGAAATCGACTTCAATGAATGAACTTCTTTCAACAAACCGCTTTCGAAACAAGTACGAAGTGAAGTGCGGTCTGAGGTACTTCCGGTTCTCAGGGCGATTGATTGGTTCACCGCTCCTCTGTTAACGTTGATTGGTTATCATTGTTGTTGACCATGGCCCGTGAACCGGAAGAAAACATCTTGAAACAGACTACAAAAATAAACACTCGGCCCACAAGGTagctataatatataataatgtttatataaacGTGTGTAGGTGCGGATTATGATTTGATTGCTACATATCTCCCTATAAGAAGTGTATATACGTATATTTGCCCCTAAAGTAGGGAAAGCTAACAACGCCAAGGCTACTAGCCAAAGGCTATATAAGCTcgctagcctagctagccagctagcccacCAATCTAGTGCTTAAAAACAGGAAAAGGTAAAACGGCTACATTTTGAATCAGTTTGCCACCCTCAGCAACATACTGCTTGTTGGCAAAGTTACTCTGGCTGCTTGACCCCATAGCCAGCCATGTattctatactgtatgtatagctaTTTAACATATTGCCTAGTCAGACACTGTTCCAGCTGGCTGATAAACAATGTCTACCTCGCCATCTTTTTCTTTTTcaaatcttgtctcattgattgagacaagtgggtgtccaccccaaagtgctgCACGTCATGATGACACTCGTCggtctcgatcaatgagagaatatttgaaatagacaagatggcggcGTAGACATTGTTGGATTTTATCATGATTACATTTAATAacagagcattttctaaattcaaacgaaCCCCCTGCAACTAGACATGGATGTTTAAAAGACTGGGTGTCTTCCAAGTCCGGAATTGAGAAAGTATCGCCAAGTTAAGGTTGGTAGAAAATTCTGTGCTAGCTAGTTAGATCAGTGATTACTCCTAACAAGGCATTAAGAAGGAGGAAGGGTACACAGTTTCAAAGCAGAGTGCCAAAAATACATAACCAGGCGTATTTAGTGGGGTGAAACATTACAGAATGTTTAGATTGAGGTGTTGCACCCAGTCTTTACATGATGATCATCTCCTTACCTAACCCAGTTGTCGTCCTGTGTGTCTGCAGGGAGAGAGTTATACTGTGAGTCGCCATCATCATCATGGCAGACTTTGACCATGACCAGCAGGAGCCTGCAGGACTAGATGGCTTGCCAGCCATGTACAGTATTGTGAAGGGAGAGGTGGCTTCTGTACAGACCTACGGAGCCTTCATCAAGATTCCTGGCTACAGGAAGCAGGGTAGGCTTaaggcatcagcatgcttcagttcggctggcgccttGAACgggtgtgctcgcatactcccttaaaagacctttgcttggaaaatgagaaaaaagcggcaatagtactgtttgttcattttgagacgctgtagccagcatacttcctcaaaatagtcagaattaatctaataTAACTCAAATAATCTGTCACTGAGATCTTAGttttgcaattttacatctaattcatgtttggttaactatttttccccacaaaaatgtgcatgaaagCCTATtgtctcattgaatgacaacaaagactttattgaagagttcctactgttgaccaatcactgacaaaGCGGCATAGACTTTGGCTCGCGAAATTCGGGCTGGCCTTGAGAAAAAACCCTTACCGAAGTCCAAGATGAAcagaaacgtcacaaaatgtcactatgatatatgcacaaactcttccgaattgtttcggctgggaagcatgcggacaccTTTGGGCATCTTTCACTTTACAATATCTTTGACTTCATGATCTCTTTCTGTTTTATAATATCTTTGTCTGTTTTGAGTATTACGGTTTCTTCTGAGGCACTACTCATTCCTCACTTTTTCTAcctcttccctctatctctcccacgttctctcttctcgctctcagGGTTGGTCCATATCAGTGAGTTGTCAGCCTGTAGGGTTGAGAATGTTGCAGAAGTCGTCGACGTGGGAGAGCAGGTGTGGATCAAGGTCATCGGGAGAGAGGTAACACGCAGACACATACACGTAAATAAACTCCATCTCTCACTAATGAGCAAATGGTTCCGAACATGGCCttacttctccctccctccatctttctcagaTGCGTGATGACAAGGTGAAGCTCTCCTTCTCAATGAAAGCTGTCAATCAAGGAACAGGGAAAGACCTGGACCCCAACAATGTCATAGCAGAGTATGTATTTGTGTCTGTCTGAGTGCACTGGTACGATGATTGGCTATTGCTGCTgttttcaagtgtgtgtgtgtgtgtgtgtctaggcagGATGAGCGGAGGCGTAGACAGTTCAAAGATGGTACAGGACGGAGGATCACATTGGAGGCTGTACTCAACACCACCTGCAAGAAGTGTGGCTGCAAAGGTACAGCCACAACATTACTGCAACATGAACACTAGGGatggttttaaaaaatatattttcactatTCCAATAGTATCATGAATTTCTTGGATATTCAAAACCTGCGTGCACTATAGCTGCAGCTGTGAGCGAACAGACTGAGGAAGAGGGCGAGACATCAAGGCAAGTCAGCTATAGCCATGTCTAGCTAACTTGTAGCAGCCACAATattatttatcatgttatttatC from Salvelinus sp. IW2-2015 linkage group LG31, ASM291031v2, whole genome shotgun sequence includes the following:
- the zcchc17 gene encoding zinc finger CCHC domain-containing protein 17, whose protein sequence is MADFDHDQQEPAGLDGLPAMYSIVKGEVASVQTYGAFIKIPGYRKQGLVHISELSACRVENVAEVVDVGEQVWIKVIGREMRDDKVKLSFSMKAVNQGTGKDLDPNNVIAEQDERRRRQFKDGTGRRITLEAVLNTTCKKCGCKGLFAKDCFSAPGCTYQPQPHSPSSPQNPTSTGLTQKKKRRKKEKKEKKGKKKKRKRERKESESDSSSSGPSQAKRGRHDDREDRKKKKHKKHKSHKHI